One Mercurialis annua linkage group LG3, ddMerAnnu1.2, whole genome shotgun sequence DNA window includes the following coding sequences:
- the LOC126672877 gene encoding pentatricopeptide repeat-containing protein DOT4, chloroplastic-like — MATWGAMLKQLDFKNNPSKVISVFKAMQRTKQNDPLINNIDPYVYASLVKACKIVLGVHEGKSIHCHVIRLGLDCNVNVLNSLIYFYMGANNLVTYACHLFDKSPDRTIVTVNSMVSGFLINKEFDKGFRFFNEVLGGKFGIYLKPNYVTLISLISGCVDDGRFTSGTSLHGYCCKTGLDLIVEVCNSLIDFYFKYGEIDIAEKLFKTMVEKDLVSWNTMIAGYARSNSNCTEAFSLFREMRHRNVEYDTVSFINLILACANGRRLDMGKTAHGCVITSGDEMQVSVRPVLIAMYSKCGLIEFARKIFDALSDKNIASWNSMVYGYVDYGLDSEALRLFHLMKYRKIKADEMTMLGFISACRNSDQLSHGIDVHAYIQSNDNLNRSHVLQNALIDMYAKCGNMARAKSVFDEMPKKDVISWTSMIVGHAINGEGEEALCAFRQMCAEKVKPNSVTFIGVLLACAHSGLVEVGQNLYDTMCSVYNVEPQIEHYGCMVDMLARAGMLEEATRFVKKMSVEPNAVLWRIMINGCRVHGDVDQGLNLVNSLVKLKMSRSTDDHVISSNIFAEAGRWDDVLLERSKMMARKASKIAGKSSVSVLTD; from the coding sequence atGGCTACTTGGGGTGCTATGCTGAAgcaattagattttaaaaataacccTTCAAAGGTCATCTCTGTATTCAAAGCCATGCaaagaacaaaacaaaatgacCCACTTATTAATAATATTGACCCTTATGTTTATGCTTCATTGGTCAAAGCTTGTAAGATAGTATTAGGTGTTCATGAAGGTAAATCTATACATTGTCATGTAATAAGGCTTGGTTTAGATTGCAATGTCAATGTTTTGAATAGTTTGATTTACTTTTACATGGGTGCTAATAACTTGGTAACCTATGCATGCCACTTGTTTGATAAAAGTCCTGACAGGACAATTGTCACTGTTAATAGTATGGTTTCTGGGTTTTTGATCAATAAGGAGTTTGATAAAGGTTTCAGATTTTTCAACGAAGTTCTTGGAGGTAAATTTGGTATTTATTTGAAGCCAAATTATGTTACTTTGATAAGTTTGATTTCAGGGTGTGTTGATGATGGGAGGTTTACTAGTGGGACTTCGCTTCATGGTTATTGTTGCAAAACAGGTTTAGATTTGATAGTTGAGGTGTGTAATTCACTTATTGACTTCTATTTTAAATATGGGGAAATTGATATTGCAGAGAAGTTGTTTAAGACAATGGTTGAGAAGGACTTGGTTTCATGGAACACTATGATTGCAGGGTATGCTAGGAGTAATAGTAATTGTACGGAAGCGTTTTCTTTGTTTAGAGAAATGCGGCATAGGAATGTGGAATATGATACTGTATCATTTATTAACTTGATTTTGGCTTGTGCTAATGGTAGACGCCTTGATATGGGGAAGACGGCTCATGGATGTGTAATAACAAGTGGAGATGAGATGCAGGTTTCTGTTCGGCCTGTGCTTATTGCCATGTACTCTAAATGTGGTTTGATAGAGTTTGCAAGGAAAATCTTTGATGCTCTTTCTGATAAGAATATTGCATCTTGGAATTCCATGGTATATGGATATGTTGACTATGGGCTTGACAGTGAAGCTTTGAGGCTCTTTCATTTGATGAAgtatagaaaaataaaagcaGATGAGATGACAATGCTCGGATTTATCTCTGCCTGTCGGAATTCTGATCAACTATCTCATGGAATTGATGTTCATGCATACATACAGAGTAATGATAATCTGAATAGGAGTCATGTACTGCAAAATGCTCTTATAGACATGTACGCGAAATGTGGGAACATGGCTCGAGCTAAATCTGTCTTCGATGAGATGCCCAAGAAGGATGTAATTTCATGGACATCAATGATAGTTGGTCATGCCATCAATGGAGAGGGAGAGGAAGCCCTTTGCGCTTTCAGGCAAATGTGCGCGGAGAAAGTTAAGCCTAACTCTGTCACATTCATTGGTGTTTTGTTAGCCTGTGCCCATTCAGGTTTAGTTGAAGTAGGTCAAAACTTGTATGATACTATGTGCAGTGTTTACAATGTTGAGCCACAGATTGAGCATTATGGATGCATGGTTGATATGCTTGCACGAGCAGGAATGTTAGAGGAGGCTACGAGGTTTGTGAAGAAAATGTCAGTAGAACCAAATGCAGTTCTTTGGAGGATTATGATTAATGGTTGCAGAGTACATGGGGATGTTGATCAGGGGTTAAATTTGGTTAATAGCCTTGTAAAATTAAAGATGTCACGTAGTACTGATGATCATGTTATTTCTTCCAACATTTTTGCTGAAGCAGGGAGATGGGATGATGTTCTTCTTGAAAGAAGTAAAATGATGGCTCGAAAAGCTTCAAAAATTGCAGGCAAAAGCTCTGTTTCAGTTTTAACAGATTAA
- the LOC126675311 gene encoding probable methyltransferase PMT2 codes for MVTKGNSGDNRSRSSLSIFIIVVLCGFFYMLGAWQRSGFGKGDTIAVEITKQTHCSILNNLNYQTSGDAGVLDASTGGESKEFPPCDDKFIDYTPCQDQMRAMTFPRESMNYRERHCPPEEEKLQCLIPAPKGYSNPFPWPKSRDYVPYANAPYKSLTVEKAVQNWIQFEGNVFKFPGGGTQFPHGADTYIDQLAAVIPMDNGLVRTALDTGCGVASLGAYLAKKNVLAMSFAPRDSHEAQVQFALERGVPAVIGVLGTIKLPYPSRAFDMAHCSRCLIPWGSNGGMYMMEVDRVLRPGGYWVLSGPPINWKNNYEAWQRPKEELEAEQKKIEEIAKLLCWEKKPEVGEIAIWQKRINSEACGVQDPQPTICQSTNPDDVWYKKMEACVTPYLVTNGPNEVAGEPWLPFRERLNTVPFRISSGSIPGVSAETFLDDNRLWKKHVNAYKRINKILDSGRYRNIMDMNAGLGGFAAGLESPKLWVMNVMPTIANKDTLGVIYERGLIGIYHDWCEAFSTYPRTYDLIHANGVFSLYKDKCSMEDILLEMDRILRPEGTVIFRDQVDVLIKVKRTVRGMRWNTKMVDHEDGPLVPEKVLFAVKRYWVAGDNSTSSL; via the exons ATGGTGACAAAAGGGAATTCAGGAGATAACAGAAGCAGAAGTTCATTGTCAATCTTTATCATTGTCGTATTATGCGGGTTTTTCTACATGTTAGGTGCCTGGCAGCGAAGCGGGTTCGGAAAAGGCGATACAATCGCCGTAGAAATCACCAAACAAACACATTGTAGCATACTCAACAATTTGAATTACCAAACAAGCGGTGATGCCGGAGTTCTTGACGCCTCTACCGGCGGAGAATCGAAGGAGTTTCCGCCGTGTGATGACAAGTTTATCGACTACACTCCTTGCCAAGATCAAATGCGGGCGATGACATTTCCTCGGGAAAGTATGAATTATAGGGAACGACATTGTCCGCCTGAAGAAGAGAAGTTACAGTGCCTTATTCCGGCTCCGAAAGGGTATTCGAACCCCTTTCCGTGGCCGAAGAGCCGTGATTATGTACCATATGCAAATGCACCTTATAAGAGCTTGACAGTTGAGAAAGCTGTTCAGAATTGGATTCAGTTTGAAGGGAATGTGTTTAAGTTTCCGGGCGGTGGGACGCAATTTCCGCATGGGGCCGATACGTATATCGATCAGCTTGCTGCTGTGATCCCTATGGATAATGGTTTGGTTAGAACTGCATTAGATACTGGATGTGGG GTTGCTAGTTTGGGTGCGTACCTTGCTAAAAAGAATGTTTTAGCTATGTCGTTTGCTCCGAGAGACTCTCATGAAGCGCAAGTTCAATTTGCCTTGGAAAGAGGTGTTCCTGCTGTTATTGGTGTTCTTGGAACTATCAAGCTGCCATATCCTTCTCGAGCCTTTGACATGGCTCACTGTTCTCGTTGCTTGATTCCGTGGGGATCTAATG GTGGAATGTATATGATGGAAGTTGATCGTGTTCTTAGACCCGGTGGGTATTGGGTCCTTTCTGGTCCTCCCATCAATTGGAAGAACAATTACGAGGCATGGCAGCGTCCTAAAGAGGAACTCGAGGCGGAACAGAAGAAGATAGAAGAAATTGCCAAACTTCTTTGCTGGGAAAAGAAACCTGAGGTGGGTGAAATAGCCATTTGGCAGAAAAGAATAAATTCCGAAGCATGCGGTGTGCAAGATCCTCAACCGACTATTTGCCAGTCTACTAATCCAGATGATGTCTG GTACAAGAAAATGGAGGCATGTGTAACGCCCTATCTTGTGACAAACGGTCCAAATGAAGTGGCTGGTGAACCATGGCTGCCATTTCGAGAGAGGCTTAACACTGTTCCGTTCAGAATATCTAGTGGCTCCATTCCTGGAGTATCTGCTGAGACGTTTCTGGATGACAATCGTCTGTGGAAGAAACATGTAAATGCTTATAAGAGGATAAACAAAATTCTGGACTCTGGAAGGTATCGCAACATCATGGATATGAATGCTGGATTGGGAGGTTTTGCTGCAGGTCTTGAATCTCCGAAATTGTGGGTTATGAATGTTATGCCTACAATAGCTAACAAAGATACGCTTGGTGTTATTTATGAGCGCGGTTTGATTGGCATATATCATGATTG GTGTGAAGCATTCTCCACATACCCAAGAACATATGACCTTATTCATGCAAACGGAGTTTTCAGTTTGTATAAAGATAA GTGTAGTATGGAAGATATTCTTCTGGAGATGGATCGAATACTAAGGCCTGAAGGAACAGTCATATTCCGTGATCAAGTAGATGTTCTGATTAAGGTGAAGAGAACTGTTAGAGGAATGAGATGGAATACGAAAATGGTGGATCATGAAGATGGACCGCTTGTTCCCGAAAAGGTGTTGTTTGCTGTCAAACGTTATTGGGTTGCTGGAGATAACAGCACGTCCTCACTGTGA
- the LOC126671265 gene encoding protein PHYTOCHROME KINASE SUBSTRATE 3-like, translated as MDGESKISDLRDASFAYLTKAQQSFVVKLTESSQFPHPDVSFAQQTRVEQDETSVFGAEKYFNMKIEEDQVSDKPVPDHTIENRRVSLERMRSKSRLGTPSVNSESSWNSQTALLPSSKISLPETCKQKRVNQERWFFPVFSCKGSCSDDKSASIDHTNANAHQGIQAACDTAVTDGKKQSQSRFLTKDDQYRTPSLKREDYFVLPTVNSGVQNLPVNQNLKIKQKAIEEDPRKSIEVFGSHKIKAEDIASNLERKLSVLTWDAIPFPKAQNLPTNNSGSSQIFEDGAESDVSSDLFEIENISCSTQPIYTKQNCDGITPAGCVTPVSRYAPSETSIAWSVVTASAADFSAAEFDEKKVAEMSVNSGSTPRIRRANSLLGCKNQKAVEVAESTYKRNEKGKAAAQLNHHRRRSISSENSMQVRRLSGDSNKVKDYEFS; from the coding sequence ATGGACGGCGAAAGCAAGATTTCAGATCTTCGTGATGCTTCGTTCGCTTATCTCACTAAAGCACAACAGAGTTTTGTTGTTAAGCTGACAGAATCATCTCAGTTTCCTCATCCTGATGTATCCTTCGCCCAACAAACTCGCGTCGAACAGGATGAAACTAGCGTTTTCGGTGCTGAGAAATATTTCAATATGAAAATTGAAGAAGATCAGGTTTCAGACAAGCCTGTGCCTGATCATACAATAGAGAACCGGCGGGTGAGTCTTGAACGGATGAGATCAAAAAGCAGATTAGGTACTCCAAGTGTAAATTCTGAGTCAAGTTGGAACAGCCAAACTGCTTTATTGCCAAGTTCCAAGATAAGCTTACCTGAAACCTGCAAGCAAAAAAGGGTAAATCAGGAAAGATGGTTTTTTCCAGTTTTTTCCTGTAAAGGATCTTGTTCTGATGACAAATCTGCTTCCATTGATCATACAAACGCTAATGCTCATCAAGGAATTCAAGCCGCCTGCGATACGGCCGTTACAGACGGAAAAAAACAGTCTCAATCAAGATTCCTGACAAAAGATGATCAATATCGCACTCCAAGTTTAAAAAGAGAGGACTATTTTGTATTACCGACAGTAAATTCTGGTGTTCAGAATTTACCAGTTAATCAAAACCTGAAGATCAAACAAAAAGCCATTGAAGAAGATCCAAGGAAATCGATCGAAGTGTTCGGTTCGCATAAGATAAAGGCAGAAGACATAGCATCAAACCTAGAAAGGAAACTTTCTGTGCTAACTTGGGATGCAATTCCATTTCCGAAGGCGCAAAACCTGCCGACAAATAATTCCGGTAGCAGCCAGATATTTGAAGACGGAGCTGAGAGTGATGTTAGCTCAGATCTTTTCGAGATAGAGAATATTTCTTGCAGCACACAACCAATTTACACTAAGCAAAACTGCGACGGAATAACTCCCGCCGGCTGTGTTACTCCGGTGAGCCGGTATGCGCCGAGTGAAACCAGCATTGCATGGAGTGTTGTTACTGCTAGCGCTGCTGATTTCTCTGCTGCGGAGTTTGATGAGAAGAAGGTGGCGGAAATGAGCGTAAACTCCGGATCGACGCCTAGAATACGGCGGGCGAATAGTTTGTTGGGATGCAAGAACCAGAAAGCGGTGGAAGTTGCTGAAAGTACGTATAAGAGGAATGAAAAGGGTAAGGCGGCTGCTCAGTTGAATCATCATCGGAGACGGTCGATATCCTCGGAAAACTCCATGCAAGTAAGGAGATTGTCAGGTGATTCTAACAAGGTCAAAGATTATGAATTTTCTTGA
- the LOC126674229 gene encoding NAP1-related protein 2 isoform X1, which yields MVADKGKKMKVQAATEKAGEEENNQIDEALVLSIEKLQEIQEDLEKINEEASDKVLEVEQKYNEIRKPVYDKRNDIIKSIPDFWLTAFLSHPALSSLLSEEDQKIFKHLSSLEVEDFKDVKSGYSITFNFESNPYFEDTKLTKSFTFLDEGTTEITATQIKWKEGMGVANGVAHEKKGNKRPLTEDSFFSWFCSSEHKEMIEDMQDEVCSTSADIVAEIIKEDLWPNPLSYFNTDPDEEDSEGDEEDDVDKDGDDSAEDEEEQDDDEEDEEDGDAEN from the exons ATGGTTGCTGATAAGGGGAAGAAGATGAAAGTTCAGGCAGCTACTGAAAAAGCTGGTGAAGAGGAAAATAACCAAATTGATGAAGCTCTTGTTCTCTCTATTGAGAAGCTTCAAGAGATCCAAGAAGATCTTGAAAAG ATAAATGAAGAGGCGAGTGATAAGGTCTTGGAGGTAGAGCAGAAGTATAATGAAATACGCAAGCCTGTCTATGATAAGAGGAATGATATCATCAAATCCATTCCTGATTTCTGGTTGACCGCT TTTTTAAGCCACCCTGCTCTCAGTTCACTTCTAAGTGAGGAGGATCAAAAG atattcAAGCATTTGAGCTCCCTGGAGGTGGAGGATTTTAAAGATGTAAAATCGGGTTACTCGATAACATTT AACTTTGAATCCAACCCTTATTTTGAAGATACAAAGCTtacaaagagtttcaccttccTTGATGAAGGAACAACAGAAATTACAGCAACGCAAATTAAGTGGAAAGAGGGCATG GGTGTAGCAAATGGAGTCGCTCATGAGAAGAAGGGGAATAAGAGACCTTTGACTGAGGACAG TTTCTTCTCCTGGTTTTGTAGTTCTGAGCATAAAGAGATGATAGAGGACATGCAGGATGAAGTATGTTCCACCTCAGCAGACATT GTTGCTGAGATCATAAAGGAAGATTTGTGGCCCAATCCACTCTCTTACTTCAACAct GATCCTGATGAAGAGGATTCTGAGGgggatgaagaagatgatgtg GATAAGGATGGGGATGACTCTGCGGAGGATGAAGAAGAACAAGATGACgacgaagaagatgaagaagacgGTGATGCGGAAAATTGA
- the LOC126674229 gene encoding NAP1-related protein 2 isoform X2, with protein sequence MVADKGKKMKVQAATEKAGEEENNQIDEALVLSIEKLQEIQEDLEKINEEASDKVLEVEQKYNEIRKPVYDKRNDIIKSIPDFWLTAFLSHPALSSLLSEEDQKIFKHLSSLEVEDFKDVKSGYSITFNFESNPYFEDTKLTKSFTFLDEGTTEITATQIKWKEGMGVANGVAHEKKGNKRPLTEDSFFSWFCSSEHKEMIEDMQDEVAEIIKEDLWPNPLSYFNTDPDEEDSEGDEEDDVDKDGDDSAEDEEEQDDDEEDEEDGDAEN encoded by the exons ATGGTTGCTGATAAGGGGAAGAAGATGAAAGTTCAGGCAGCTACTGAAAAAGCTGGTGAAGAGGAAAATAACCAAATTGATGAAGCTCTTGTTCTCTCTATTGAGAAGCTTCAAGAGATCCAAGAAGATCTTGAAAAG ATAAATGAAGAGGCGAGTGATAAGGTCTTGGAGGTAGAGCAGAAGTATAATGAAATACGCAAGCCTGTCTATGATAAGAGGAATGATATCATCAAATCCATTCCTGATTTCTGGTTGACCGCT TTTTTAAGCCACCCTGCTCTCAGTTCACTTCTAAGTGAGGAGGATCAAAAG atattcAAGCATTTGAGCTCCCTGGAGGTGGAGGATTTTAAAGATGTAAAATCGGGTTACTCGATAACATTT AACTTTGAATCCAACCCTTATTTTGAAGATACAAAGCTtacaaagagtttcaccttccTTGATGAAGGAACAACAGAAATTACAGCAACGCAAATTAAGTGGAAAGAGGGCATG GGTGTAGCAAATGGAGTCGCTCATGAGAAGAAGGGGAATAAGAGACCTTTGACTGAGGACAG TTTCTTCTCCTGGTTTTGTAGTTCTGAGCATAAAGAGATGATAGAGGACATGCAGGATGAA GTTGCTGAGATCATAAAGGAAGATTTGTGGCCCAATCCACTCTCTTACTTCAACAct GATCCTGATGAAGAGGATTCTGAGGgggatgaagaagatgatgtg GATAAGGATGGGGATGACTCTGCGGAGGATGAAGAAGAACAAGATGACgacgaagaagatgaagaagacgGTGATGCGGAAAATTGA
- the LOC126671444 gene encoding flavonol synthase/flavanone 3-hydroxylase-like has protein sequence MANSSIPTVDLSPFFKEGDEDGKKKAIETISQACSEYGFFQIENHGVPLDLMSRALNHSKTFFDFSDEEKHKSSPKSGAPLPAGYSKQPEHSPDKSEYVLVFPPESSFNIYPPNPPGFREVLEDMFKYFTKTGLLIESIINECLGLPPNFLKEFNHDRTWDFLVALRYFPASETENNGLTEHEDGNCITFVFQDEAGGLQVRKNGEWVPVTPNKNTIVVNVGDVIQVLSNKKFKSATHRVVRPEGKSRYSYAFFYNLQGDKWVEPLPEFSKEIGELPKYRGFLYKEYQAMRMRNKSHPPARIEDAIHITHYEINNTHEP, from the exons ATGGCCAACTCAAGCATTCCCACCGTTGATCTCTCACCCTTCTTCAAAGAAGGTGATGAAGATGGCAAGAAAAAAGCCATTGAAACAATCAGCCAAGCCTGCTCTGAGTATGGATTCTTCCAGATCGAGAACCATGGCGTTCCTCTTGATTTGATGAGCCGAGCTCTTAACCATTCCAAGACATTTTTTGACTTCTCAGATGAGGAGAAGCACAAATCTTCTCCTAAATCAGGTGCTCCGCTTCCTGCCGGTTATAGCAAGCAGCCGGAGCACTCGCCGGATAAGAGTGAATACGTTCTGGTTTTTCCTCCGGAGTCTAGTTTCAACATCTACCCTCCAAACCCTCCAGGATTCAG GGAGGTGCTTGAAGATATGTTCAAATATTTTACCAAGACAGGTTTACTTATAGAGAGCATTATAAATGAGTGTCTCGGCCTGCCTCCGAACTTCCTCAAGGAATTTAACCATGATAGGACCTGGGATTTCCTAGTAGCTTTACGTTATTTCCCGGCCTCCGAAACTGAGAATAACGGACTAACGGAGCATGAAGACGGAAATTGTATTACTTTTGTGTTCCAGGATGAAGCTGGAGGTCTGCAAGTTCGCAAAAATGGAGAATGGGTTCCTGTCACTCCTAACAAGAATACTATAGTTGTAAATGTTGGTGATGTTATCCAG GTGTTGAGCAACAAGAAGTTCAAAAGTGCGACGCACAGAGTGGTTAGACCCGAAGGAAAGAGCCGATACTCTTACGCATTCTTCTACAACTTGCAAGGTGACAAATGGGTCGAGCCATTGCCGGAGTTCAGTAAAGAAATCGGAGAGCTGCCAAAGTACCGAGGTTTCTTGTACAAGGAGTATCAGGCAATGAGAATGAGGAACAAGAGCCATCCACCTGCGAGAATTGAGGATGCCATCCACATTACCCATTATGAAATTAACAACACACATGAGCCGTGA
- the LOC126672878 gene encoding cytochrome P450 98A2-like: protein MDLFLLLISMISILLAYKFYKKLKYNLPPGPFAWPILGNLPSFGPDITQSIDKWSQTYGRIISIWVGSNLNVVVSSSELAKQVLKDQDQMLAHRPRNKSVSIMSRNGKGMLWSDYSPNYAKLRKLCTLEVFCQKGIEAFRHFREDEIRLMIYSIYKDSSTDDFDYLLIRKYLNTMNLNIASMLALGKRLMAGKGDGNELGFEFKAILDEEIKLATSLSPAEHIWWLNWIFRVREKAFSSHLARRDEFIRVIMDEYKKDCDSKRNLGNALLGSEERFSEENIIGLVWDVITAGSETSSSVVECAMAELVINPNLQDKAQQELDNVIGKNRVMSELDIPNLPYLQCVAKEALRLHPPAPFLLPHKAGSDVRIAGYDIPEGTSIHVNAKAIGRDPEIWKDPLKFQPERFMEEDVELIKGFDFRLLPFGAGRRMCPAAQLGNILVTSMLGNLLYYFKWRLADGVKPEEIDFSRTSMPGNVAKTQLRVVPSFRLPEHLYKLESLDMLSS, encoded by the coding sequence atggatCTTTTCCTCCTTTTAATCTCCATGATATCAATATTATTAGCTTACAAATTCTACAAAAAGCTGAAATACAATCTCCCACCTGGCCCATTTGCATGGCCAATACTAGGCAACCTACCCAGCTTTGGACCAGACATAACCCAAAGCATTGACAAGTGGTCACAAACCTATGGCCGAATCATATCAATTTGGGTTGGTTCAAACCTAAACGTCGTCGTTTCTAGCTCAGAGCTAGCCAAGCAAGTGCTTAAAGACCAAGATCAGATGCTTGCTCATAGACCGAGAAATAAATCGGTCAGTATAATGTCCAGAAATGGCAAAGGCATGCTTTGGTCCGACTATAGTCCCAATTATGCTAAACTTAGAAAACTTTGTACACTTGAGGTTTTTTGTCAAAAGGGTATTGAAGCTTTTAGACATTTTAGAGAAGATGAAATTAGATTAATGATTTATTCTATTTATAAAGATAGTAGTACcgatgattttgattatttgcTAAtcagaaaatatttaaatacaatGAATTTAAATATTGCTAGTATGCTTGCACTAGGAAAACGATTGATGGCCGGAAAAGGCGACGGAAATGAATTAGGGTTTGAATTTAAGGCAATTTTGGATGAAGAAATAAAACTTGCAACTTCCCTTTCTCCTGCTGAGCATATTTGGTGGTTAAATTGGATTTTCCGTGTTCGAGAAAAGGCGTTTTCGAGTCATTTAGCTCGTCGGGACGAGTTTATTCGAGTTATAATGGATGAGTACAAGAAAGATTGTGACAGTAAACGAAATCTTGGGAATGCGTTGCTTGGTTCGGAAGAAAGGTTTAGTGAGGAAAACATAATTGGACTAGTTTGGGATGTGATAACAGCAGGCAGCGAGACGAGTAGCTCAGTTGTTGAATGTGCAATGGCTGAACTCGTGATAAACCCTAACTTGCAAGACAAGGCACAACAAGAACTAGACAATGTAATTGGAAAAAACAGAGTTATGTCCGAATTAGACATACCAAACCTTCCTTACCTTCAATGCGTAGCTAAGGAAGCGCTGAGATTACATCCTCCAGCTCCGTTTCTATTACCTCATAAGGCGGGTTCCGATGTCAGGATCGCCGGATACGATATTCCTGAAGGAACTAGCATTCATGTCAATGCAAAAGCTATCGGACGCGACCCAGAAATTTGGAAGGACCCATTAAAGTTCCAGCCTGAGAGATTTATGGAAGAAGATGTTGAATTGATTAAGGGTTTCGATTTTCGGTTGCTTCCGTTCGGTGCTGGGAGGCGTATGTGTCCTGCTGCTCAACTTGGTAATATTTTGGTTACGTCTATGTTGGGAAATTTGTTGTATTATTTTAAGTGGAGGTTGGCTGATGGTGTAAAACCTGAAGAGATTGATTTTTCCAGGACATCGATGCCGGGGAATGTAGCGAAAACACAGTTACGAGTTGTGCCTAGTTTTAGATTGCCAGAACATTTATACAAGCTTGAGAGCTTAGATATGTTGAGTAGTTGA